Proteins found in one Miscanthus floridulus cultivar M001 chromosome 4, ASM1932011v1, whole genome shotgun sequence genomic segment:
- the LOC136549422 gene encoding uncharacterized protein, which yields MSNPKGSKMLQFINYRMRVTIQDGRQLVGKFMAFDRHMNLVLGDCEEFRRLPPSKSSKTTGDREERRTLGLLLLRGEEVVSMTVEGPPPPDESRAKAAAAGGALAGPGVGRAAGRGVPTGPLLQAAPGLAGPVRGVGGPAPGMMQPQISRPPMANLSAQPVSYPQVVRPPQGMPPPMRPGIPPQMPMQFRPPGVPPAPFPGAPQQFMRGPPPMGPPQMRPGMPGPPPPGMRPGMPPPPFGQPRPGMPPPPSGPQQPGQNPPQ from the coding sequence ATGTCGAACCCGAAGGGCTCCAAGATGCTCCAGTTCATCAACTACCGCATGCGGGTGACGATCCAGGACGGGCGCCAGCTCGTGGGCAAGTTCATGGCGTTCGACCGCCACATGAACCTCGTCCTCGGCGACTGCGAGGAGTTCCGCCGCCTCCCGCCCTCCAAGTCCTCCAAGACCACGGGCGACCGCGAGGAGCGCCGCACgctcggcctcctcctcctccgcggcgAGGAGGTCGTCTCCATGACCGTCGAGGGCCCGCCGCCGCCCGACGAGTCGCGCGCCAAGGCTGCGGCGGCGGGCGGAGCACTCGCCGGCCCCGGCGTCGGCCGCGCCGCGGGACGCGGTGTGCCCACCGGCCCGCTGCTCCAGGCAGCTCCTGGCCTCGCTGGCCCTGTGCGGGGCGTCGGTGGACCCGCCCCCGGCATGATGCAGCCCCAGATCTCGCGGCCGCCGATGGCCAACCTGTCGGCCCAGCCGGTGTCTTACCCGCAGGTCGTTCGCCCACCGCAGGGGATGCCTCCGCCTATGCGTCCTGGAATCCCGCCGCAGATGCCGATGCAGTTCCGCCCGCCTGGTGTGCCGCCTGCTCCATTCCCTGGGGCACCGCAACAGTTCATGAGGGGACCGCCGCCGATGGGTCCGCCACAGATGAGGCCCGGGATGCCGGGGCCACCACCTCCTGGAATGAGGCCTGGGATGCCTCCGCCACCCTTCGGACAGCCGAGGCCAGGGATGCCGCCCCCGCCGTCTGGTCCACAGCAGCCTGGACAGAACCCGCCGCAGTAG